The Paramixta manurensis region GATGGGTGAACCGTGGATCCTGAAAAAATATATTGATGAAGTGTTTACAGAAGGTCACGGCGCTCTGTACGCCAGCGATGGTCGCACGCGTTCTGATGCCAGTAAAAAATATGGCTCCGGCGGCCTGATTCAGGGCAAAAAATATATGCTCTCTCTGACGTGGAACGCCCCGCTAGAAGCCTTTACCGATCCGGAGCAGTTCTTTGAAGGCGTCGGCGTGGATGGGTTGTACCTGCATTTCCATAAAGCCAACCAGTTCTTAGGCATGGAAGGTTTGCCGACCTTTATCT contains the following coding sequences:
- a CDS encoding NAD(P)H-dependent oxidoreductase, which encodes MSKILIIDAGKSFAHSKGELNHTLANVAATFLRDNGHQVEVTVVDNGYNVADEIQKYLASDVVIYQMPGWWMGEPWILKKYIDEVFTEGHGALYASDGRTRSDASKKYGSGGLIQGKKYMLSLTWNAPLEAFTDPEQFFEGVGVDGLYLHFHKANQFLGMEGLPTFICNDVIKQPDIPNDIARYREHLSQIFA